From Serinicoccus profundi, the proteins below share one genomic window:
- a CDS encoding DUF3352 domain-containing protein, producing MTSVTETTGEDVSEGGRKTPWLLIGGGVAAAALIGGGTAAALIMGGGGDRPDSVLPGDIAAYAQIDLDPSAGQKVAAVRFFQGLDSEMDERLSNGEWREWVWEQIEKEGDVPSDVSFEEDIEPWLGDRAGVAVMGAGEGEEPVVAVALQVKDGDAALAFLDEHLADSSEEVGYYLESDYVVFSQADTLEAVRSAAEAGTLSDNENFTSDMEDLGEAGIVAMWADLAQADEFDPAALDPSLGMAQEELGMGAEQPEVTGRMAATVRLTADAIEMHGINRDLSYMAGMPAGGNADSLVTQLPADTAVAMSLENGDQMVQSLWDTYSEDYAEQLQQATDAAAEQGFVLPDDLKVVLGQSMTLAVGPGIVDAAMGMSQTDPSVPELPVIYRATTDTARAQELLNDNGVGAGVLVVREDDGTLSLGTDQAYVDAAVEGGGDTLGDSDLFTRAVAEADEAQSTFFVDAAPFEEYYLPEVTDEKARTALEKLAAVGMSTVAEENGDSHFTLRMVADEE from the coding sequence ATGACGAGCGTGACCGAGACCACCGGCGAGGACGTCAGCGAGGGTGGCCGCAAGACACCGTGGCTGCTCATCGGAGGGGGCGTGGCCGCGGCAGCCCTCATCGGCGGCGGCACGGCCGCCGCCCTCATCATGGGCGGCGGGGGTGATCGTCCGGACAGCGTGCTGCCCGGCGACATCGCGGCGTATGCCCAGATCGACCTGGACCCCTCCGCGGGCCAGAAGGTCGCGGCCGTCCGCTTCTTCCAGGGGCTGGACAGCGAGATGGACGAGCGGCTGTCCAACGGTGAGTGGCGCGAGTGGGTCTGGGAGCAGATCGAGAAGGAGGGCGACGTCCCGAGCGACGTGTCCTTCGAGGAGGACATCGAGCCGTGGCTCGGCGACCGGGCCGGCGTGGCCGTCATGGGCGCCGGGGAGGGCGAGGAGCCCGTCGTCGCCGTGGCGCTGCAGGTCAAGGACGGCGACGCCGCCCTGGCCTTCCTCGACGAGCACCTCGCCGACAGCTCCGAGGAGGTCGGCTACTACCTCGAGAGCGACTACGTCGTCTTCAGCCAGGCCGACACCCTCGAGGCCGTCCGCTCGGCCGCGGAGGCCGGGACGCTCTCGGACAACGAGAACTTCACCTCCGACATGGAGGACCTCGGCGAGGCCGGCATCGTCGCCATGTGGGCCGACCTCGCCCAGGCCGACGAGTTCGACCCGGCCGCCCTGGACCCCAGCCTGGGGATGGCCCAGGAGGAGCTGGGCATGGGCGCCGAGCAGCCGGAGGTCACCGGGCGGATGGCCGCCACGGTGCGCCTCACCGCGGACGCCATCGAGATGCACGGCATCAACCGCGACCTGTCCTACATGGCCGGTATGCCCGCCGGTGGCAACGCCGACAGCCTGGTGACCCAGCTGCCGGCGGACACCGCGGTGGCGATGTCGCTGGAGAACGGCGACCAGATGGTGCAGTCCCTGTGGGACACCTACTCCGAGGACTACGCCGAGCAGCTGCAGCAGGCCACCGACGCGGCCGCCGAGCAGGGCTTCGTCCTGCCCGACGACCTCAAGGTCGTGCTCGGTCAGTCGATGACGCTGGCCGTCGGGCCGGGCATCGTCGACGCCGCGATGGGCATGTCGCAGACCGACCCCTCGGTGCCGGAGCTGCCGGTGATCTACCGCGCCACGACCGACACCGCGCGGGCGCAGGAGCTGCTCAACGACAACGGCGTGGGCGCCGGGGTGCTCGTCGTCCGGGAGGACGACGGGACGCTCTCGCTCGGCACCGACCAGGCCTACGTCGACGCGGCCGTCGAGGGCGGGGGCGACACGCTGGGTGACAGCGACCTCTTCACCCGGGCCGTCGCCGAGGCCGACGAGGCCCAGTCGACCTTCTTCGTCGACGCGGCTCCCTTCGAGGAGTACTACCTGCCCGAGGTCACCGACGAGAAGGCCCGCACCGCCCTGGAGAAGCTCGCCGCGGTCGGGATGTCGACCGTCGCCGAGGAGAACGGCGACAGCCACTTCACCCTGCGGATGGTCGCCGACGAGGAGTGA
- a CDS encoding inorganic diphosphatase, with product MQFDVTIEIPQGSRNKYEVDHATGRIRLDRMLFTATRYPADYGYIEETLGEDGDPLDALVLLDEPTWPGCLVLARPIGMFHMRDEAGGDDKIICVPAEDPRKLGIQTLDDIGTHTRLEIQHFFEVYKDLEPGKSVEGAHWAGREEAEQCYLESVQRAKDEGMSTARWPMPQH from the coding sequence ATGCAGTTCGACGTGACGATCGAGATTCCGCAGGGCAGCCGCAACAAGTACGAGGTCGACCACGCGACCGGCCGGATCCGGCTGGACCGCATGCTCTTCACCGCGACGCGCTACCCCGCCGACTACGGCTACATCGAGGAGACGCTGGGCGAGGACGGCGACCCGCTGGACGCGCTGGTGCTCCTCGACGAGCCGACCTGGCCGGGGTGCCTGGTGCTGGCCCGACCGATCGGCATGTTCCACATGCGCGACGAGGCCGGCGGCGACGACAAGATCATCTGCGTCCCGGCCGAGGACCCGCGCAAGCTGGGCATCCAGACGCTGGACGACATCGGCACCCACACCCGGCTGGAGATCCAGCACTTCTTCGAGGTCTACAAGGACCTCGAGCCGGGCAAGTCGGTCGAGGGTGCCCACTGGGCCGGCCGCGAGGAGGCCGAGCAGTGCTACCTCGAGTCCGTGCAGCGCGCCAAGGACGAGGGCATGTCCACCGCGCGCTGGCCGATGCCGCAGCACTGA
- a CDS encoding D-alanyl-D-alanine carboxypeptidase/D-alanyl-D-alanine-endopeptidase, whose product MKRLRSTPHRSPRYALAPVTALAVVLGALAPGAEAPRAMAGEQATTTEQATVTEEAPATAEPSATPGEVRPRIAAPTSPLGAVSAAPVPDRGTVSGQISDELDSTWLGGTTRRAVAIRDALTGESLGDRYSSRLVTPASTTKLLAAAAIVTGLEGDHRFTTRVVSGAEPDEVVIVAGGDMLLADGAGDPEAVAGHAGIADLAAQTAASLQGEGDAAGATAAPEGPVRVSLDLSHVAGAHAMPTWIDRWLDEGYTGRIVQLGRSGDRARPFNPSPSSPEQQVARVFREALAAEGIDVAGDGDTRAQEVEAAQDARELASVESAAARDVLALALATSDNAMVEQLARQAAVADGESADQESVTAWIRQTMVDDYGLDMTGVRITDASGLSDGTLIPVGVVADVLVAGADGSHPQLQEVLAAGGLPIAGYTGTLATRFHLERHDPAVGNARAKTGTLPGVSSLAGTVVTQDGRLLVYAVTADDIDEGSAAIEAASVLDEIVAELARCGCSG is encoded by the coding sequence GTGAAACGTCTGCGCAGCACTCCCCACCGCAGCCCACGGTATGCCCTCGCCCCGGTCACCGCGCTGGCGGTGGTCCTCGGTGCGCTCGCACCGGGGGCGGAGGCCCCCCGGGCCATGGCGGGGGAGCAGGCGACGACCACCGAGCAGGCCACCGTCACCGAGGAGGCTCCCGCGACGGCCGAGCCGTCGGCGACACCGGGGGAGGTGCGTCCGCGCATCGCCGCGCCGACCAGCCCGCTGGGGGCGGTCTCCGCCGCGCCGGTGCCGGACCGGGGGACCGTGTCGGGCCAGATCAGCGACGAGCTGGACAGCACCTGGCTGGGCGGCACGACGCGTCGGGCCGTCGCCATCCGTGACGCCCTGACCGGGGAGTCGCTGGGCGACCGCTACTCCTCGCGCCTCGTCACCCCGGCCTCCACCACCAAGCTGCTCGCCGCCGCCGCGATCGTCACCGGCCTCGAGGGCGACCACCGCTTCACCACCCGGGTGGTCTCCGGCGCCGAGCCGGACGAGGTCGTCATCGTCGCCGGGGGCGACATGCTCCTGGCCGACGGGGCGGGCGACCCCGAGGCGGTGGCCGGGCACGCCGGAATCGCCGACCTCGCGGCGCAGACCGCGGCCTCCCTGCAGGGCGAGGGCGACGCTGCGGGGGCCACCGCCGCTCCGGAGGGTCCGGTGCGCGTCAGCCTCGACCTGAGCCACGTCGCCGGAGCCCACGCCATGCCGACCTGGATCGACCGGTGGCTCGACGAGGGGTACACCGGTCGTATCGTCCAGCTCGGGCGCTCCGGCGACCGCGCGCGGCCCTTCAACCCCTCGCCGAGCTCGCCCGAGCAGCAGGTGGCCCGGGTCTTCCGCGAGGCGCTCGCGGCGGAAGGGATCGACGTGGCGGGCGACGGCGACACCCGCGCGCAGGAGGTCGAGGCAGCGCAGGACGCGCGCGAGCTCGCCAGCGTGGAGTCCGCCGCGGCCCGCGACGTGCTGGCGCTGGCGCTGGCGACGAGCGACAACGCCATGGTCGAGCAGCTCGCCCGGCAGGCGGCGGTCGCCGACGGTGAGTCCGCCGACCAGGAGTCGGTGACGGCCTGGATCCGGCAGACGATGGTCGACGACTACGGGCTGGACATGACCGGGGTCCGCATCACGGACGCGAGCGGTCTCTCCGACGGCACCCTCATCCCCGTCGGCGTCGTGGCGGACGTCCTCGTCGCCGGGGCCGACGGCTCCCACCCGCAGCTGCAGGAGGTGCTCGCCGCGGGTGGGCTGCCGATCGCGGGCTACACCGGCACGCTCGCCACCCGCTTCCACCTCGAGCGCCACGACCCGGCCGTCGGCAACGCCCGCGCCAAGACCGGCACCCTGCCCGGCGTCAGCTCCCTCGCCGGGACGGTCGTCACGCAGGATGGCCGCCTGCTCGTGTATGCCGTCACCGCCGACGACATCGACGAGGGCTCGGCGGCCATCGAGGCGGCCTCGGTGCTCGACGAGATCGTCGCCGAGCTCGCCCGCTGCGGCTGCTCGGGCTGA
- a CDS encoding zinc-dependent metalloprotease: MSLHPATAGDDDTSPLTVDDVRGSALVDWDFAASAAARLAPPGPKASRREITELVADLRSAAARAVEPVATTAQLSTPPGTPEALVVDRAGWIRANCASMDAMLAPVLDEVVAKKRAADRARAQRSGRELPELGATSQAISAKVTGTEVAGLLSWISTKVLGQYDLAPQGTPALMFVAPNILAAERELEVDPGDFRLWVAMHEETHRVQFTAVPWLREHLIERARSMGTRIMPEPEDLGQRLLEIATALPGVLRGEEDITQVVATPEQREKLAEVTAVMSLLEGHADVVMDEVGPSVIPTVAEIRRRFTQRRKGAGNVDKLLRRLLGMEAKMRQYKDGAVFVRSVQDQVGVEGFNRVWTSPETLPRPTEIADPQAWVARVHG, from the coding sequence ATGAGCCTGCACCCCGCCACCGCCGGTGACGACGACACCAGCCCTCTCACCGTCGACGACGTCCGCGGCAGCGCCCTCGTGGACTGGGACTTCGCCGCCTCGGCCGCCGCGAGGCTCGCCCCGCCCGGCCCGAAGGCGAGCCGCCGCGAGATCACCGAGCTGGTCGCCGACCTGCGCTCGGCCGCGGCGCGGGCCGTGGAGCCGGTCGCGACGACGGCTCAGCTGTCGACGCCCCCAGGCACCCCGGAGGCCCTGGTCGTGGACCGGGCGGGGTGGATCCGCGCCAACTGCGCCTCGATGGACGCCATGCTCGCGCCCGTGCTCGACGAGGTCGTCGCCAAGAAGCGCGCCGCCGACCGGGCCCGGGCGCAGCGCTCCGGCCGTGAGCTGCCCGAGCTCGGCGCCACCTCGCAGGCGATCTCGGCCAAGGTGACCGGCACCGAGGTCGCCGGCCTGCTGTCCTGGATCTCGACCAAGGTGCTGGGGCAGTACGACCTCGCCCCGCAGGGCACCCCGGCCCTGATGTTCGTCGCGCCCAACATCCTGGCCGCTGAGCGCGAGCTCGAGGTCGACCCGGGCGACTTCCGCCTCTGGGTCGCCATGCACGAGGAGACCCACCGGGTGCAGTTCACCGCGGTGCCCTGGCTGCGCGAGCACCTCATCGAGCGCGCCCGCAGCATGGGCACCCGGATCATGCCCGAGCCGGAGGATCTCGGTCAGCGCCTCCTGGAGATCGCCACCGCCCTGCCGGGGGTCCTGCGCGGCGAGGAGGACATCACCCAGGTCGTCGCCACCCCCGAGCAGCGGGAGAAGCTCGCGGAGGTCACCGCGGTCATGTCGCTGCTCGAGGGGCACGCCGACGTGGTCATGGACGAGGTCGGGCCCAGCGTCATCCCGACGGTCGCGGAGATCCGCCGCCGGTTCACCCAGCGCCGCAAGGGGGCCGGCAATGTCGACAAGCTGCTGCGCCGGCTGCTCGGCATGGAGGCCAAGATGCGGCAGTACAAGGACGGGGCGGTCTTCGTCCGGTCCGTCCAGGACCAGGTCGGGGTGGAGGGCTTCAACCGGGTGTGGACCTCGCCGGAGACGCTGCCGCGCCCGACGGAGATCGCCGACCCGCAGGCCTGGGTCGCCCGCGTCCACGGCTGA
- the tilS gene encoding tRNA lysidine(34) synthetase TilS, with the protein MPGPPPAVAAARVAVRRWLQESGLEPGSRVLLACSGGPDSLALTAAAGFVAPREGYAVGAVIVDHALQPGSAEVAQEAAGRCRALLPEGSPVEVVRVAVQATGGGPEARAREARYAAIAETAQRLDARAVLLGHTRDDQAEQVLLGLARGSGARSLAGMPLRRPLRDGVLLGRPLLDLTRDQTVAACAELGLVPFRDPHNADRRFARVRAREALALLEGDLGPGVAGSLARTADLLRDDADALDALADTAYLDLGGQPWDVPSLLDLPRAVRTRLWRRLALEQGSPGTDLTGEHLRAVDALVTDWRGQGPLHLPGGVRATRTGEGVRVRREA; encoded by the coding sequence GTGCCCGGTCCGCCGCCGGCCGTGGCCGCCGCGCGCGTCGCGGTGCGGCGGTGGCTGCAGGAGTCCGGCCTCGAGCCGGGCTCGAGGGTGCTGCTCGCCTGCTCCGGCGGCCCCGACTCCCTCGCCCTCACCGCTGCTGCCGGCTTCGTCGCGCCGCGGGAGGGGTATGCCGTCGGCGCGGTGATCGTCGACCACGCGCTGCAGCCGGGGTCGGCGGAGGTCGCGCAGGAGGCGGCCGGTCGCTGCCGCGCGCTGCTGCCCGAGGGGTCACCGGTGGAGGTCGTGCGGGTCGCGGTGCAGGCCACCGGGGGCGGGCCCGAGGCGCGGGCACGGGAGGCGCGCTATGCCGCCATCGCGGAAACGGCGCAGCGGCTCGACGCCCGTGCGGTCCTGCTCGGGCACACCCGGGACGACCAGGCCGAGCAGGTGCTGCTCGGTCTGGCGCGTGGGTCCGGGGCCCGCTCGTTGGCCGGCATGCCCCTGCGGCGCCCGCTGCGCGACGGGGTGCTCCTCGGCCGCCCGCTGCTGGACCTCACCCGGGACCAGACGGTCGCCGCCTGCGCCGAGCTGGGGCTGGTGCCCTTCCGCGACCCGCACAACGCGGACCGCCGGTTCGCCCGGGTCCGTGCCCGGGAGGCGCTCGCGCTCCTCGAGGGCGACCTCGGTCCCGGCGTGGCCGGCAGTCTCGCCCGCACCGCCGACCTCCTGCGCGACGACGCCGACGCGCTCGACGCCCTGGCGGACACGGCATACCTCGACCTGGGCGGGCAGCCGTGGGACGTCCCGTCCCTGCTGGACCTGCCGCGGGCCGTCCGCACCCGGCTGTGGCGGCGGCTGGCGCTGGAGCAGGGCAGCCCCGGCACCGACCTCACCGGGGAGCACCTGCGGGCCGTGGACGCACTCGTCACCGACTGGCGCGGCCAGGGGCCGCTGCACCTGCCGGGCGGGGTGCGGGCGACCCGGACGGGGGAGGGCGTGCGGGTGCGGCGTGAGGCATAG
- the hpt gene encoding hypoxanthine phosphoribosyltransferase: protein MDAQHMGEDLAEVMYTEEQIQGRLAELAEEVWADYHDKDVLLVGVLKGAIMVMADFMRALPGSAEMDWMAVSSYGSGTKSSGVVRILKDLDTDITGRHVLIVEDIIDSGLTLSWISANLRSRGPASLEICTLLRKPDAAKVEIDTRYVGFDIPDAFVVGYGLDYAEKYRNLRVIGTLAPHVYS from the coding sequence GTGGACGCACAGCACATGGGTGAGGACCTGGCCGAGGTGATGTACACCGAGGAGCAGATCCAGGGCCGCCTCGCCGAGCTGGCCGAGGAGGTGTGGGCCGACTACCACGACAAGGACGTGCTCCTCGTCGGCGTGCTCAAGGGCGCGATCATGGTCATGGCCGACTTCATGCGGGCCCTGCCCGGCTCCGCCGAGATGGACTGGATGGCCGTCTCGAGCTATGGCTCGGGCACCAAGAGCAGCGGCGTCGTGCGCATCCTCAAGGATCTCGACACCGACATCACCGGGCGCCACGTGCTCATCGTCGAGGACATCATCGACTCCGGCCTGACCCTGTCGTGGATCAGCGCCAACCTGCGCTCCCGCGGCCCGGCGAGCCTGGAGATCTGCACCCTGCTCCGCAAGCCGGACGCCGCCAAGGTGGAGATCGACACGAGATATGTCGGCTTCGACATCCCCGACGCCTTCGTCGTCGGCTACGGCCTCGACTACGCCGAGAAGTACCGCAACCTCCGGGTCATCGGCACCTTGGCGCCGCACGTCTACAGCTGA
- a CDS encoding LLM class flavin-dependent oxidoreductase produces the protein MLRPSGIAPAAAALAWTSRLSVGIALMPVPLRNVALTAMEIATLARLFPGRFLPAVGHGVLDWMGQTGARVESPMTLLREYVQALQSLLAGDRVTCSGRYVTLDDVALDWPPAQVPPLLVGANRPKTLALAGELGDGVVVDVTEHLPRARAAVQEAWATAGKDGEAHVLVFQTVALGTPAEEVLAAVRARVAEGAHRVAITVVGSLGGPPEAGPALLEMIPTLGRVRELLAQSDPA, from the coding sequence GTGCTCCGCCCCAGCGGCATCGCGCCCGCCGCCGCAGCGCTGGCGTGGACGTCACGGCTGTCCGTCGGCATCGCCCTCATGCCGGTGCCGCTGCGCAACGTCGCGCTCACCGCGATGGAGATCGCGACACTCGCCCGGCTCTTCCCTGGGCGCTTCCTGCCTGCCGTCGGGCACGGCGTGCTCGACTGGATGGGCCAGACCGGCGCCCGGGTCGAGTCCCCGATGACGCTGCTGCGCGAGTACGTCCAGGCCCTGCAGTCCCTCCTGGCCGGCGACCGGGTGACGTGCTCGGGTCGCTACGTCACTCTCGACGACGTCGCCCTCGACTGGCCGCCGGCGCAGGTGCCGCCGCTGCTCGTGGGGGCCAACCGGCCCAAGACCCTGGCCCTGGCGGGCGAGCTCGGGGACGGCGTCGTCGTCGATGTCACCGAGCATCTGCCGCGGGCCCGCGCCGCGGTCCAGGAGGCGTGGGCCACGGCCGGCAAGGACGGCGAGGCGCACGTCCTCGTCTTCCAGACCGTCGCCCTCGGCACCCCGGCGGAGGAGGTGCTCGCGGCGGTGCGGGCCCGCGTGGCCGAGGGCGCGCACCGGGTGGCGATCACCGTGGTGGGCTCCCTGGGAGGGCCGCCCGAGGCCGGTCCGGCGCTGCTGGAGATGATCCCCACGCTCGGGCGGGTCCGGGAGCTGCTCGCCCAGAGCGATCCGGCCTGA